The DNA region GGGTTGTTCGTGAACAGGCCGTCCACCTTCAGTTCCTGCACGTACCGCCGCATCTTCGTCGTCAGCGCCTCCGGCGTGGCAAGGTCGGGCGGGCGCAGCGCGAACGTCCACGGCACGACCGTCAGGCCAGCGGCGTGAGCCTGCGCGACGAGCTCGGGCGTGCGATCGACGATGGGGATGGCCGGCGCGACGCCGGTGGCGAACGTGCGCATCTCGGCGAGTCCGGCCGGCGTGAGCCAGCGCGCGACCCCTTCCGGCGTCCCGATCAGGAAACTGCGCGGCACTTCCGGGAGCAGCCTGGCCAGTCGGCGGACACTGTCCTCCTCGAAGACCTGCAGGTGCACGGCAGGGCGCCCCTTGAACGTGGCGCCGACCAGGCCGTTCTTGCGGAGCGCGTCGGCCACCAGCTGCTCCGGGTCGAAGCCCTTCGACCGGAACCGCGCGGGGAACTTCAGCTCGGGGAACAGCCCGGCCTTGCCCTTCACCAGGTCGATGGCCTCCTGGAAGGTCAGCATGCGCTCGCCCTTGAACCGCGGGCCGAACCACGACCCGGCATCGAGCGACTTGATCTCGG from Luteitalea sp. TBR-22 includes:
- a CDS encoding glycerophosphodiester phosphodiesterase family protein, producing MSATTSAVQPASSPGAFVIAHRGASAYAPEHTAAAYELAIAQGADYVEPDLGITKDGVLVCTHDGALERTTDVRDRYPDRFTVVKTPKGEERHWLVEDFTLAEIKSLDAGSWFGPRFKGERMLTFQEAIDLVKGKAGLFPELKFPARFRSKGFDPEQLVADALRKNGLVGATFKGRPAVHLQVFEEDSVRRLARLLPEVPRSFLIGTPEGVARWLTPAGLAEMRTFATGVAPAIPIVDRTPELVAQAHAAGLTVVPWTFALRPPDLATPEALTTKMRRYVQELKVDGLFTNNPDLFPR